A stretch of the Streptomyces sp. NBC_00078 genome encodes the following:
- a CDS encoding DUF4097 family beta strand repeat-containing protein encodes MPSFDTPEPISVTAQVPAGSIRFTASDRLDTVVEVRPRDPERDKDVRTAEQAEVTYASGVLTVRTLPRRRSLLGPNGLVDVTVDLPTGSRVDVIGSLGSWTQVLGEGRLGEVQAKISTGDVRLDTTGPLKLTLSHGPITVDRVEGPAEITSSTGNIRVGLVDGTAVLKNSHGTTTVGAVTGELRVSGANGGIDIARAEASVTGTTTNGSLRVAEVARGEVRLETSNGPIEIGIREGTAAWLDVSSNRGQVRNTLTASEAPEQTEDTVKVRARSNWGTIDVLRAKA; translated from the coding sequence ATGCCTTCTTTCGACACCCCCGAACCGATCTCGGTCACCGCCCAGGTGCCCGCCGGTTCCATCCGGTTCACCGCGAGCGACCGCCTCGACACCGTCGTCGAGGTACGGCCCCGCGACCCGGAGCGGGACAAGGACGTGCGGACCGCCGAACAGGCCGAGGTCACGTACGCGAGCGGCGTCCTGACCGTCAGGACGCTGCCCAGGCGCCGCAGCCTCCTCGGTCCCAACGGCCTCGTCGACGTCACGGTCGACCTGCCCACGGGCTCGCGCGTCGACGTGATCGGCTCGCTCGGTTCCTGGACCCAGGTACTCGGCGAGGGCCGCCTCGGCGAGGTCCAGGCGAAGATCTCGACCGGCGACGTCCGCCTCGACACCACCGGCCCGCTGAAGCTGACCCTGTCGCACGGCCCGATCACCGTGGACCGGGTCGAGGGCCCGGCCGAGATCACCAGCAGCACCGGCAACATCCGCGTCGGCCTCGTGGACGGCACCGCCGTCCTGAAGAACTCGCACGGCACCACGACCGTCGGCGCCGTGACGGGCGAACTCCGGGTGAGCGGCGCCAACGGTGGCATCGACATCGCGCGCGCCGAGGCGTCGGTCACCGGCACCACGACCAACGGCTCCCTTCGCGTCGCCGAAGTCGCCCGTGGCGAGGTCCGGTTGGAGACCTCCAACGGCCCCATCGAGATCGGTATCCGCGAGGGCACCGCCGCCTGGCTCGACGTCAGCTCAAACCGCGGGCAGGTACGCAACACGCTCACCGCGTCCGAGGCCCCGGAGCAGACCGAGGACACCGTCAAGGTCCGCGCACGGTCCAACTGGGGCACCATCGACGTCCTCCGCGCCAAGGCCTGA
- a CDS encoding toxin-antitoxin system HicB family antitoxin, with protein sequence MDLTPYVDTLRRELAVAAEAGGDDARELAERLTAPLESATRLTMLNVLSAAMDEITRELAPGSVDVRLRGLDPDFVVTPPPTYGGPTEPAAPIEPLRAQVPADGDEGGTARINLRLPAHLKARAEEAANHEGLSVNAWLVRALSAAVDGGTRPRTAEKTHTVAQSFTGWVR encoded by the coding sequence ATGGACCTCACCCCGTATGTCGACACCCTCCGCCGCGAACTCGCGGTGGCCGCCGAAGCCGGCGGGGACGATGCCCGCGAGCTGGCCGAGCGGCTCACCGCGCCCCTGGAGTCGGCGACCCGGCTGACCATGCTCAACGTGCTCTCCGCCGCGATGGACGAGATCACCCGCGAACTCGCCCCCGGCTCGGTCGACGTACGGCTTCGCGGGCTCGACCCCGACTTCGTGGTGACACCGCCGCCCACCTACGGCGGCCCCACGGAGCCTGCCGCCCCTATCGAACCGCTCAGGGCACAGGTGCCCGCCGACGGCGACGAGGGCGGCACCGCCCGCATCAATCTGCGGCTGCCGGCCCACCTCAAGGCGCGCGCCGAGGAGGCGGCGAACCATGAGGGCCTGTCGGTCAACGCTTGGCTGGTGCGGGCCCTGTCGGCAGCGGTCGACGGTGGCACGCGGCCGCGTACGGCAGAGAAGACCCACACCGTCGCACAGAGCTTCACCGGCTGGGTGCGCTGA